TATCAGGAATGTAATTACGGTACGTCAGGCGTATCATTTTTCCGTCGGCTTCCTGTGAATTACCACGGCGACCTTTACTCTCGGTGAGATCGGCTGCGATACCTCCCAGGCTTTTCATATCCATGCCCAGACCCAGGCTAAATGCCCGGTAGCGGTCATGATATTGCGCACCACCGTAGAGCGTAGTATTCAGCGGCAAGCCACGACTTATGACCGCTTGTATAACATCAGGTTTATGCTCAAACGAACTGGTACCGGACATATAACGCCCTGCCGACAGGTTGTACTTCATCTGTCCGGTTCGTAATAACTGCGGCACACTGGAATAAGCGAGGGTGTTATGTGTCTCCGAACCATCCGCTTCCGTTACGACAACGTCTAATTTTCCGCCGTCTGACACCGAGGCGAGATCGCTGATGACGAAGGGCCCCGGCGGCACAGAGCGCTGATAAATTACGTAACCATTTTCGCGTACCGTGACTCGTGCATTGCTTTTGGCGATACCGCGAATAATGGGCGCAAACCCATTGAGTTGGTCAGGCAGCATATCGTCATCGGAAGAAAGCTGTACGCCCCGAATCAGCAAGCTGTCGAAGACATCGCCGGGTGTGCTGGAATCCCCAACGGTCAGTTCGCTTTTCAGTGTATGGATCGCAGTTTCAACGTAATTGGTGATGCTCTGCCAGCCTTCGCTGTTACTGATCGCCGAGTTATTGCGATAACGCCACGCGCCAATGTTCACGCCATTTGTCAGGTTGGCGTAGGTGGAGTCTTCCGTGCCCTCGCCTTTTTTAAGGTATTGCTGGCCTGATAGCTGATAATTACTAATAATCGCCGGAATGCCATCATCCCACTCTTCTTCAGGAACTCCCTGAACACTTTCATCACGTAGTACTGTTTGGGGTAGGGTAATGTCCAGCTGCAGCTTTGAGAAATCGAAAGACGATTTAGCCCCTGGAACTTGCTCTTCCATAGGCACACAGGTGTTTTTGAGTTCGTTGTCTTCTGCTTTAGAACTAACCTTGCTCATATCCACCCCAAGCTTTTGGTACGCTTTGAAAGAAAGGCAGGCAACCAGCTGCTTATTTTTATCCGACTCAAACCGCACGCTGCTCATCATTATCGGTTTTTCGTTCACGTTGATATGAACGCGATACGTTCCGGCGGGCTGATAGCCCTGACTCAATAAGCTTGTGTCGCTTAATGCGGCTTTCCCATCAATATTCTGGAGCAGACCAGGATCAAAATACTCTCCTGCTGTCACCGTTCGGCAAAAAATGGCTGACATGACAAACGAGGCGAGCCATTTTACTTTGCTACCACGCATAGCGCCCTTTCATTTATTCAAGGTGCTGAGAATAAGTTTGAGAGGTCACGCCAAAATCGTTAATACCATCCCACTCAACGCTGGAACCGCTCGCTGGAGTATGTTTGAGCGTGTATGACTTTTCTCCAAAAGGTGGGATCACTGTATTATTATCTACAACAGAAACCTTAATAGATTCTTTATCAGCAATAATTTTGCTTAATACCAGGTAATAAGGTGATGAGTTTTTAACAGATAATTTATTACCTGAGTGGCTCCAGTGAGCATTTTTTACGCCATCGCCAGGGTCGCCTTGCAGGCCTGCGGGCCGGTAGAAAAATTTAATGCGATTATTGATTGCCAGTACCATGCGGTTGGGTACTTTCGACTCTTCATCAGTTAATCCAGGTACGCCCTTTACATCCAGCCAGAAAAGGCTTTCGCGATCGGCTGGCAAACCATTACCCAGGTAAACGATACGAATAACGTTGTCGCTTTTGGGCGCCAGGCGAAACAGCGGTGGTGTCACCACAAAGGGCAAATCTTTTTTTACCGTACTGTCGCCGGCATCCAGCCAGGACTGCACTAAATAGGCGCGATCTTCATTACTGTGAATAGTGATGGACGCATCGCCATCTTTTTCACTATAAACCAGACGATCTGCGCTCAATGTCAGGGCAGCATGGCCCATTCCTGACCAGCAGCTTGCGGCAAGAATTGTCGTCAGGATCAATTTTCTCATTTTATAAAACCTAAAATACTTACAGTGAATGCAAACCCGATGATGAATAAACATCACCGGGCCTGATGGTTTAAAAATAACGTTTTACAGTGATTCTATCTGCATGGTTAATGATGACTGAACCTGGCCCGGTGTCGGGGTAGCACCGTTAAGTTTCACCATGCCTATATAAAACATGGTGCTCTCTTTACCGGTACCTATAACAGGACTACCGTTAGGCGTAATCACATTGCCTGCATAAGAGTAAATGCCAACGCCTAATCCTGTCGCTGCGGTAGAACCGGTTGCAGTGTTAACCAGTGCATTACCCTCTGCATCATCAACGATGCCGGTAAATGAGAGGTTCGGAGCTAACTGGCCATCTTTGGTACAGTTGCCGATAAAGTTTGCTGTGACCGCGGTGAGTTGAGCTCCATCGACATGATGTCCCTGCAATGGCAAAGAATCGATATCACGGCTTCCCATATCGACAGTCGGCTGAACAAATTCAATTGTACAACCCACGGACGCATCTTTAACTGTGCCTGATACAGAAAGCGTCGCTGAAACATCATTTTCTGCAGCCTGAACCACTCCCGCTGCGAGAATGGCATTCAGCGCAAGCACTAATGCATATTTTTTCATAATAACCACTCCCTTATTGTAAATAGCCTGAAAATTCAGACCACATATCATCCTGAATTAAAATTTGTGCGCTGGCAGGAAGGCTACGAAGCCAATATTGATTCTGGGTAGTGATATCGCACAATTAATTGTGAGGTGGATTATTGGCAATGCGGTCTTTTTGTTTCTTGACTAATTGTGCTTTGCCATTAAATCAGAGGGGGAATGTATTATTTGACTAATGAATGTGTTGTGTTACGTGGTTATGGATTTAAGCTTTATTTTCTGAAAGCGGGCAGGCAAAATTCTCATTTTTATCTCTCTTTTCCCGCTTGCAGAATAATATAAATGAAGTGATACATATAATAGATATATGTTTATGCGCTTATATAAGATTTTAAATGTGAATTATTAAAAAGTGATTTTATGCATTCAATGAATGCTCACAGGGCTTTTATTGAGAAAGAATAGGTTCCGTCTTGGCGGCAGCGACAACAAGCTGAAGGGGTAAACATATAAAATTCCAGAGCATAGAACCGAAAAACGAATAAAATTAGCGATGATAAAAGTACAAGTCACTTCAGGCGTTAGAATACCGCTCGGTTTCCGGCATCCAGCGCTCGATCAATGCTGCTGCCTGCTCGGGATAACGCTCATGAATATGTCGTGCGATTCGCTGCACTTCAGGAATAACTGCCTGATCGCGTAACAGATCCGCCACTTTGAATTCGGCATTGCCCGTCTGACGAGTGCCGAGCAGCTCTCCAGGCCCCCGTATCTCGAGATCTTTTTGTGCTATCACAAAGCCATCGTTGCTGTCGCGAAGCACCTGCAAGCGAATCTGCGCTGTCTTCGAGAGCGGAGATTTGTAGAGCAGTACACAATGCGAGGCCACCGCGCCGCGCCCGACGCGCCCGCGCAGCTGATGAAGCTGCGCAAGGCCGAGTCGCTCCGGGTTTTCGATAATCATCAGGCTGGCGTTAGGAACATCCACGCCGACTTCAATAACGGTGGTCGCGACCAGAAGATGCATCTCGCCCTGCTTAAACGCCTGCATCACGGCCTGTTTTTCGGCAGGTTTCATACGGCCATGCACCAGTCCGACGTTAAGTTCAGGCAGCGTGGTTTTCAGTTCTTCCCAGGTCGCTTCCGCGGCCTGCGCTTCCAGCAGCTCCGACTCTTCAATCAGCGTACATACCCAGTATGCCTGACGGCCTTCTTCCAGACAGGCGCTGCGTACGCGCTCAATAATATCGCCGCGACGTGTGTCAGGAATGGCAACGGTGGTGACGGGTGTGCGGCCTGGCGGCAGTTCATCGATAACGGACGTATCCAGATCGGCATACGCCGTCATGGCCAGCGTGCGGGGTATTGGCGTGGCGGTCATGATCAGCTGATGCGGATGAAAGCCTTGCTGCTGTCCTTTTTCCCAGAGCGCCAGACGCTGATGCACGCCAAAGCGGTGCTGTTCATCAATGATGACCAACGCCAGGCCATTAAACTGTACCTGTTCCTGGAAAATCGCATGTGTGCCGACGACCATAGAAACCTGGCCGCTGGCGATGGCTTCCTGCTGCGCCTGGCGCGCTTTTCCTTTTTGCTTGCCCGCCAGCCAGCCCACTTCAATCCCGAGCGGCGCGAACCAGTTGCGGAAATTGTTGGCGTGTTGTTCGGCGAGCAGTTCCGTGGGTGCCATCAGCGCCACCTGCTTGCCATTCGCGATCGCGCGCAACGCGGCAAGTGCTGCCACCAGCGTTTTGCCGGAGCCGACATCGCCCTGAACCAGCCGCATCATGGGAATATCCAGCGCCATATCGCGCTCGATTTCCGCCACCACGCGCGCCTGCGCGCCGGTGGGTTTGAACGGCAGCGAGGCGAGCAGCTGTTGCTTAAGCGCATCACGAGCCTCAAGCGGCTGTGCGTGGTAGCGCTGTGCGCCGGCGCGAAGCGCCAGCATGCTCAGGTTATGGGCCAGCAACTCTTCCAGAATTAAACGACGCTGCGCAGGGTGCTGGCCGCTCTCTAAATCTTCGAGCTTCATATCTGGCGGCGGGCGATGCAGCGTACGCAACGCTTCCGGTAGGCTCATTAGCCCCTGTGACAGCTCTGGCGGCAACAGCTCGGTAATGGCGCACGTTTCCAGCAGCTCCAGCGCCTGATCGGTCAGCTTACGTAGCGTTGCCTGACGCACCCCTTCAGTGGTTGGATAAACGGGCGTCAGGGTTTCCTGCATTTCCGGCGTGCTGACATCACCCTGAATACGGTACTCAGGGTGAATCATTTCCGCGCCATATTTACCGCGTTTTGCTTCGCCATAGGCCAGCACGCGGCGGCCCGTCGCCAGGCTGTTTTTCATCGCGGCGTTGAAATTGAAAAAGCGCATCGTCAGGATGCCGGTGCCGTCGCTGATCTGGCAGGTCATCATGCGGCGGCCGCCAAACGTAATATTGCAGTTCAGCACTTCGCCTTCCACCGTGGCGTATACGCCAGGCAGAAGATCACTGATGGGGTAAAGATGGGTGCGGTCTTCGTAGCGCAGGGGAAAATGTAGCAGCAGATCCTGAATAGTATGCAGGCCGATTTTTGCGAGCTTTGCGCTCTGGCTGGCGCCCACGCCGGTCAGTGAGCTTAGCGGTATGGCATCCAGCAAACGGCCGCGCATCGTTTACTCCGCAGC
This sequence is a window from Cronobacter sakazakii. Protein-coding genes within it:
- a CDS encoding fimbria/pilus outer membrane usher protein, which translates into the protein MRGSKVKWLASFVMSAIFCRTVTAGEYFDPGLLQNIDGKAALSDTSLLSQGYQPAGTYRVHINVNEKPIMMSSVRFESDKNKQLVACLSFKAYQKLGVDMSKVSSKAEDNELKNTCVPMEEQVPGAKSSFDFSKLQLDITLPQTVLRDESVQGVPEEEWDDGIPAIISNYQLSGQQYLKKGEGTEDSTYANLTNGVNIGAWRYRNNSAISNSEGWQSITNYVETAIHTLKSELTVGDSSTPGDVFDSLLIRGVQLSSDDDMLPDQLNGFAPIIRGIAKSNARVTVRENGYVIYQRSVPPGPFVISDLASVSDGGKLDVVVTEADGSETHNTLAYSSVPQLLRTGQMKYNLSAGRYMSGTSSFEHKPDVIQAVISRGLPLNTTLYGGAQYHDRYRAFSLGLGMDMKSLGGIAADLTESKGRRGNSQEADGKMIRLTYRNYIPDSDTQIQVDNRYYTGDYLSFSDWATAEDLFADTRRRREYNLSINQSFDDTNSFYTTLSRSENMDNSVSRMWQIGWNGSLKTVSFSLAYSMSRSESEARWDKQLALTLSIPLSETFPTTQPMVNYTATSGLERDLNNQLGINGKFGDSQDMHWNTQLSYAAKHGESSTKSGSAGFDYQGNYGDLNVTYNADQNNYISWNASGSVVGHRHGVTFGRNSTGSMALVSIPGVPDVPLEGGQDLHTDSRGYALATDLRSYHRNSLSVDTQKAGKDIDFASTSTQLVPTKDAVVLAEFTAIRGRKAVFTINYKGEVLPFGTRAHIEGMDNAYYVGDKSQVYLNAVPDKGILTFKWGEDKSCSTPFEMPVNQTPALPIVLLTLNCQ
- a CDS encoding fimbrial biogenesis chaperone, yielding MRKLILTTILAASCWSGMGHAALTLSADRLVYSEKDGDASITIHSNEDRAYLVQSWLDAGDSTVKKDLPFVVTPPLFRLAPKSDNVIRIVYLGNGLPADRESLFWLDVKGVPGLTDEESKVPNRMVLAINNRIKFFYRPAGLQGDPGDGVKNAHWSHSGNKLSVKNSSPYYLVLSKIIADKESIKVSVVDNNTVIPPFGEKSYTLKHTPASGSSVEWDGINDFGVTSQTYSQHLE
- a CDS encoding fimbrial protein, coding for MKKYALVLALNAILAAGVVQAAENDVSATLSVSGTVKDASVGCTIEFVQPTVDMGSRDIDSLPLQGHHVDGAQLTAVTANFIGNCTKDGQLAPNLSFTGIVDDAEGNALVNTATGSTAATGLGVGIYSYAGNVITPNGSPVIGTGKESTMFYIGMVKLNGATPTPGQVQSSLTMQIESL
- the recG gene encoding ATP-dependent DNA helicase RecG, whose amino-acid sequence is MRGRLLDAIPLSSLTGVGASQSAKLAKIGLHTIQDLLLHFPLRYEDRTHLYPISDLLPGVYATVEGEVLNCNITFGGRRMMTCQISDGTGILTMRFFNFNAAMKNSLATGRRVLAYGEAKRGKYGAEMIHPEYRIQGDVSTPEMQETLTPVYPTTEGVRQATLRKLTDQALELLETCAITELLPPELSQGLMSLPEALRTLHRPPPDMKLEDLESGQHPAQRRLILEELLAHNLSMLALRAGAQRYHAQPLEARDALKQQLLASLPFKPTGAQARVVAEIERDMALDIPMMRLVQGDVGSGKTLVAALAALRAIANGKQVALMAPTELLAEQHANNFRNWFAPLGIEVGWLAGKQKGKARQAQQEAIASGQVSMVVGTHAIFQEQVQFNGLALVIIDEQHRFGVHQRLALWEKGQQQGFHPHQLIMTATPIPRTLAMTAYADLDTSVIDELPPGRTPVTTVAIPDTRRGDIIERVRSACLEEGRQAYWVCTLIEESELLEAQAAEATWEELKTTLPELNVGLVHGRMKPAEKQAVMQAFKQGEMHLLVATTVIEVGVDVPNASLMIIENPERLGLAQLHQLRGRVGRGAVASHCVLLYKSPLSKTAQIRLQVLRDSNDGFVIAQKDLEIRGPGELLGTRQTGNAEFKVADLLRDQAVIPEVQRIARHIHERYPEQAAALIERWMPETERYSNA